Proteins found in one Arachis stenosperma cultivar V10309 chromosome 8, arast.V10309.gnm1.PFL2, whole genome shotgun sequence genomic segment:
- the LOC130944954 gene encoding proteasome subunit alpha type-3-like codes for MSSIGTGYDLSVTTFSPDGRVFQIEYAAKAVDNSGTVIGIKCKDGIVLGVEKLIASKMMLPGSNRRIHSVHRHSGMAILYLAADGRQIVARTKSEATNYDSVYGEPIPVKELAERVASYVHLCTLYWWLRPFGCGVILGGYDRDGPQLYMVEPSGISYRYFGAAIGKGRQAAKTEIEKLKLTDMTCRQGVIEVAKIIYGVHDEAKDKDFELEMSWVCDESNRQHQKVPDELLEEAKAAAKAALEEMDAD; via the exons ATGAGCAGCATCGGAACAGGGTACGATCTATCGGTCACAACTTTCTCACCAGATGGCCGCGTTTTCCAGATCGAGTATGCCGCCAAGGCCGTCGACAATAGCGG GACTGTTATAGGGATCAAATGCAAGGATGGCATTGTGTTG GGCGTGGAGAAACTTATTGCTTCAAAAATGATGTTACCGGGTTCTAATCGGAGAATACACTCTGTTCATCGCCACTCTGGCATGG CTATTTTGTACTTAGCAGCTGATGGTAGGCAAATTGTTGCGAGGACCAAGTCTGAAGCAACTAACTATGACAG TGTGTATGGAGAACCTATTCCTGTTAAGGAACTTGCTGAACGTGTGGCTAGTTATGTGCACCTTTGCACACTATACTGGTGGCTCAG ACCTTTTGGATGTGGCGTCATACTAGGAGGTTATGATAGAGATGGACCACAATTGTACATGGTTGAACCTTCTGGCATTTCCTAT AGATATTTTGGTGCTGCAATTGGGAAAGGCAGGCAGGCTGCAAAAAC AGAGATCGAGAAGCTAAAGCTTACTGATATGACTTGCCGTCAAGGGGTTATTGAAGTAGCGAAGAT TATTTATGGAGTTCATGATGAGGCAAAGGATAAAGACTTTGAACTTGAAATGAGTTGGGTATGTGATGAATCGAATCGCCAACATCAAAAG GTCCCCGATGAGCTTTTAGAAGAAGCTAAGGCAGCAGCCAAAGCTGCTCTTGAAGAAATGGATGCAGATTAG
- the LOC130946295 gene encoding vacuolar protein sorting-associated protein 29-like, giving the protein MVLVLALGDLHIPHRAPDLPAKFKSMLVPGKIQHIICTGNLSIKEVHDYLKTLCPDLHITRGEYDEDTRYPETKTLTIGQFKLGLCHGHQVIPWGDLDSLAMLQRQLDVDILVTGHTHQFTAYKHEGGVVINPGSATGAHSSITYDVNPSFVLMDIDGLRVVVYVYELIDGEVKVDKIDFKKTASIHTAH; this is encoded by the exons ATGGTGCTGGTGTTGGCTCTTGGGGATTTACACATACCACATAGGGCTCCTGATCTCCCTGCTAAGTTCAAAtccatgcttgttcctggcaaGATCCAACACATTATTTGTACAGGGAACCTTTCTATCAAG GAAGTTCATGACTACTTAAAGACTCTTTGTCCAGACTTGCATATAACTCGTGGCGAGTATGACGAAGATACAAGATATCCAGAGACCAAAACACTGACCATTGGTCAGTTTAAGCTGGGACTATGCCATGGTCATCAG GTTATTCCCTGGGGAGACCTAGACTCACTTGCAATGCTACAGAGGCAGCTAGATGTAGACATCCTTGTCACAGGTCACACACACCAGTTTACCGCATACAAACACGAAGGCGGTGTGGTTATAAATCCTGGTTCTGCAACAGGCGCCCATAGCAGCATCACTTATGATGTGAATCCGAGTTTTGTCCTCATGGACATTGATGGCCTGCGTGTTGTGGTATACGTATATGAACTTATCGATGGAGAGGTTAAGGTTGACAAGATTGACTTTAAGAAAACAGCCTCCATCCACACTGCCCATTAG